From a single Bryobacter aggregatus MPL3 genomic region:
- a CDS encoding serine/threonine-protein kinase, which produces MQKIGRYQVEHELGRGAMGVVYRAFDPAIGRRIAIKTIRLDELGDPQARVALRERLLREAQSAGILSHPNIVTIYDISEDSANAYIFMEYVQGTTLDSFARGMPMPDLLAILEQTAQALDYAHLKGIVHRDIKPANLMLSGKQVKVTDFGVARLRHRDSTQSGALLGTPSYMSPEQVAGGEITGAADQYALGIIAYEYLAGVKPFENENLANLLFRITQNPPAFVDRLSVPVNQVLQKVLAKKAEDRYPNCVAFVVALGQALGTTSFAATPVRETSGDEPTIAQVETVEMAAPVLPVLHLPPPPAPSRWKPILGVLFGASLIVAVLWLSFGQREETPVAATKMPEPVASEAKPSAMGEKVEVPKQEPPAEDPPAPETVSETKPAAPPRTAAIQETRPPVPGGVQSVVFLSSPEGAEVAVSGGVQDRCPQTPCTLELPAGSFEIRGKLAGYPDVVRSVRVPDQSRVYLSFEKPQGTVAVNSNVSGATIRIDGKDTGQKTPALLKLAPGKYTLEVVKEGFPVQSQELTVRNGAVQTLTVNWNQ; this is translated from the coding sequence ATGCAGAAAATTGGACGCTATCAGGTAGAACACGAGTTGGGTCGTGGGGCCATGGGGGTCGTGTATCGAGCCTTTGATCCCGCGATCGGACGGCGTATTGCGATTAAGACCATCCGGCTCGATGAGTTGGGCGATCCGCAGGCTCGGGTGGCGCTGCGGGAGCGGCTGTTGCGCGAGGCGCAGTCGGCGGGCATTCTCTCCCATCCCAATATCGTTACGATTTACGACATCTCCGAGGATTCGGCGAATGCGTACATCTTCATGGAGTATGTCCAGGGGACGACGCTCGATTCCTTTGCGCGTGGCATGCCGATGCCGGATCTTCTGGCAATTCTCGAGCAGACCGCCCAGGCGCTGGATTATGCGCATTTGAAGGGAATTGTCCACCGCGACATCAAACCGGCGAACCTGATGCTGTCCGGCAAGCAGGTGAAGGTCACTGATTTTGGGGTTGCCCGCTTGCGCCATCGCGATTCGACGCAATCGGGTGCATTGCTGGGCACGCCCAGCTATATGAGCCCGGAACAGGTGGCAGGCGGCGAGATTACGGGCGCTGCGGATCAGTATGCGCTGGGCATCATTGCGTATGAGTATCTGGCGGGTGTGAAGCCTTTCGAGAATGAGAATCTGGCGAATCTGTTGTTCCGAATCACGCAGAATCCGCCCGCCTTTGTTGACCGGCTGAGCGTGCCGGTGAATCAGGTTCTACAGAAAGTGCTTGCGAAGAAGGCCGAAGATCGCTATCCGAACTGTGTCGCCTTTGTGGTGGCGCTCGGCCAGGCATTGGGCACCACCTCCTTTGCCGCGACTCCTGTCCGGGAGACCAGCGGCGATGAACCGACGATCGCTCAGGTGGAGACGGTCGAGATGGCCGCGCCGGTTCTTCCGGTGTTGCATCTGCCGCCTCCGCCGGCCCCTTCGCGATGGAAGCCCATTCTGGGCGTGTTGTTTGGCGCCAGTCTGATTGTGGCGGTGCTTTGGCTCAGTTTTGGGCAACGCGAGGAGACGCCTGTGGCCGCCACGAAGATGCCGGAGCCAGTGGCCAGCGAAGCCAAGCCGAGTGCCATGGGGGAGAAAGTGGAGGTTCCGAAGCAGGAACCCCCCGCTGAGGATCCTCCCGCGCCAGAAACGGTTTCTGAAACGAAGCCTGCTGCTCCGCCCAGAACCGCAGCCATTCAGGAAACGCGCCCGCCGGTGCCAGGCGGCGTGCAATCGGTTGTTTTCCTCTCCAGTCCGGAAGGCGCCGAGGTGGCGGTGAGCGGGGGCGTCCAGGATCGTTGCCCTCAGACCCCTTGCACGCTCGAATTGCCGGCGGGGAGTTTTGAGATTCGCGGGAAACTGGCCGGTTATCCGGACGTGGTGCGGAGCGTGCGTGTTCCGGACCAGAGCCGGGTGTACCTTTCATTCGAGAAACCGCAAGGAACGGTTGCTGTAAATTCCAATGTAAGCGGTGCTACGATTCGGATCGATGGCAAAGATACCGGGCAGAAAACTCCAGCCTTGCTGAAATTGGCGCCTGGAAAATATACATTAGAAGTTGTTAAAGAAGGTTTTCCTGTTCAGTCGCAGGAACTGACCGTCCGAAATGGTGCGGTACAAACTCTTACCGTAAATTGGAATCAATAA
- a CDS encoding molybdopterin-dependent oxidoreductase: MYSQLKLGRRSLFGMAGSLFVPNFAASLAAQMTGPLVEGKSPSMIIHSRRPEDYEMPLEGFLQAITPTELFYVRSHHYTPQVDLERHSLRVGGEVASPYSITLRDLKKLPRIELVGVMECAGNGRGFYTPRLPGLQWTHGGVGNARWAGVRLADVLKTANVRASTKHILFDGADVAIGSMPKFQRSIPLKKAMDPDTMLAFEMNGKPLTPTHGFPLRLIVPGWGGDSWVKWLVGIQALDREFDGFFMKTAYRYPTKPVVPGTAIDPAQMKPVESVRAKSVIAMPRDNAVIGQGTTRIAGAAWSGEVPLAKVEVSTDGGRSWSIARLTSSNGRWAWQTWDYSWNATPGSYRIQARATDANGYSQPTEQEWNPSGYLWNVIQTVRVEVTPMLSTTYRNSCTSCHGEDIIRGQKLTRSQWEREVDKMMRWGAQVPTDQKTSLIEYLSTRFKP; encoded by the coding sequence ATGTACTCCCAGTTGAAACTCGGCCGCCGCTCTCTATTCGGTATGGCGGGCTCACTCTTTGTTCCGAACTTCGCTGCCTCGTTGGCGGCGCAGATGACAGGGCCATTGGTTGAGGGTAAGTCTCCGAGCATGATCATTCACTCTCGGAGGCCGGAGGACTATGAGATGCCTCTGGAAGGTTTTCTCCAGGCAATCACTCCGACAGAGCTGTTCTATGTGCGTAGTCATCACTACACCCCTCAAGTAGATCTGGAGCGTCACTCCCTTCGAGTTGGTGGCGAGGTTGCATCGCCTTATTCGATTACTTTGCGGGATTTGAAGAAGCTGCCGCGGATCGAGTTAGTGGGAGTGATGGAGTGCGCTGGGAATGGGCGCGGCTTTTACACGCCACGACTTCCCGGTTTGCAATGGACTCATGGCGGAGTGGGGAATGCGCGCTGGGCGGGAGTCCGGCTGGCGGACGTGCTGAAGACGGCCAATGTCAGAGCGAGCACGAAGCATATTCTTTTTGATGGAGCCGATGTGGCAATCGGATCGATGCCCAAGTTCCAACGCAGCATTCCTCTGAAGAAGGCAATGGATCCCGATACGATGCTGGCCTTTGAGATGAACGGTAAGCCCCTGACGCCCACGCATGGCTTTCCGCTGCGTCTGATCGTGCCGGGCTGGGGCGGCGACTCGTGGGTGAAGTGGTTGGTGGGAATTCAAGCGTTGGACCGGGAGTTTGATGGCTTCTTTATGAAGACTGCCTATCGCTATCCAACTAAGCCGGTGGTTCCTGGTACGGCCATCGATCCGGCGCAGATGAAGCCGGTGGAATCCGTACGCGCGAAGAGTGTCATTGCCATGCCACGTGACAATGCCGTGATCGGGCAGGGAACAACCCGGATTGCCGGTGCGGCGTGGTCGGGGGAAGTGCCGTTGGCGAAAGTGGAGGTCTCGACGGATGGGGGACGCTCCTGGTCGATTGCCCGGCTGACCAGTTCGAATGGGCGCTGGGCGTGGCAGACCTGGGACTACTCCTGGAACGCCACGCCGGGCAGCTACCGGATCCAGGCCCGGGCGACTGACGCCAATGGCTATAGCCAACCGACCGAGCAAGAGTGGAACCCGAGCGGGTATCTGTGGAATGTGATCCAGACGGTCCGCGTGGAAGTGACGCCGATGTTGTCGACAACCTATCGCAATAGCTGTACCAGTTGCCATGGCGAAGATATCATTCGCGGTCAGAAGCTGACTCGAAGCCAGTGGGAGCGTGAGGTCGACAAGATGATGCGCTGGGGCGCACAGGTGCCAACCGATCAGAAAACAAGTCTGATCGAGTATTTGTCGACGCGCTTTAAGCCTTAA
- a CDS encoding VanZ family protein — protein MKFNPTRAALLLSLLLVVHLTLFPFHFISRPRLPLAWSSPDTPGDWLDVVMNLYFYLPLGLFGALSFPGWRGFLLTLTGASLLSTGLEYLQAFEPMRVSSARDVLLNSMGAALGALLARTKLVSWLSKRFRGLSWTEDRSAILVVFLWAIARWAPFVPSFRRSSLYSIHSEPVDSPEAIIQILGLAFAGFAIATLLKETFALRVATIAGILLLAALPLQLLLIGRPMGAEKTIASAVGLILGLILPVAGNLVLARSLALATLLILALRQTMPFEWSDRAAHSFSWMPLSAALGLARPDGLSIIADKLFFAIYGIRQFQIAFALPLGIATLLITALVFAGEISQIYQPGRIPDITDILLCLVGALLLRWAQSEQPLKA, from the coding sequence GTGAAATTCAACCCTACTCGCGCGGCGCTGCTGCTCTCACTCCTGTTAGTGGTGCATCTGACGCTGTTTCCGTTCCACTTCATTAGCAGACCCCGGCTTCCCTTAGCCTGGAGTTCTCCAGACACCCCGGGCGACTGGCTCGATGTGGTGATGAACCTCTATTTCTATCTGCCACTCGGCCTCTTTGGAGCCCTCAGCTTCCCGGGTTGGAGAGGGTTCCTTCTCACGCTGACTGGCGCGTCGCTACTCTCCACGGGTCTCGAATACCTCCAGGCCTTCGAGCCCATGCGCGTTTCCTCGGCTCGCGACGTGCTACTGAACTCCATGGGAGCCGCACTGGGAGCCCTGCTCGCGCGAACCAAGCTCGTGAGCTGGCTCTCCAAGCGCTTTCGTGGTTTGTCCTGGACCGAAGACCGGAGCGCCATCCTCGTCGTCTTCCTTTGGGCCATCGCCCGCTGGGCGCCCTTTGTCCCCAGCTTTCGCCGTTCGTCCCTTTACAGCATCCACTCCGAACCAGTCGATTCGCCGGAAGCAATCATCCAAATCCTCGGCCTTGCCTTTGCCGGTTTCGCCATTGCCACGCTGCTCAAAGAGACCTTTGCCCTACGCGTCGCCACCATCGCCGGCATCCTGCTGCTGGCCGCTCTTCCCCTCCAATTGCTGCTCATTGGCAGGCCCATGGGAGCGGAGAAGACGATTGCCTCTGCCGTGGGCCTGATCCTCGGGCTCATACTCCCTGTCGCCGGCAACCTTGTCCTGGCGCGATCGCTTGCCCTGGCCACGCTACTGATCCTCGCCCTCCGCCAGACAATGCCGTTCGAGTGGTCGGACCGCGCCGCCCATTCGTTCTCCTGGATGCCGCTTTCCGCCGCGCTCGGCCTGGCCCGTCCCGATGGCTTGTCTATCATCGCGGACAAACTCTTCTTTGCGATCTACGGCATTCGGCAGTTCCAGATCGCGTTCGCACTTCCGCTCGGGATTGCCACGCTTCTCATCACGGCGCTGGTCTTCGCAGGCGAAATCTCGCAAATCTATCAACCGGGCCGGATTCCGGATATCACCGACATCCTGCTCTGTCTGGTAGGAGCGCTGCTGCTCCGTTGGGCCCAAAGCGAGCAGCCGCTTAAGGCTTAA
- a CDS encoding PadR family transcriptional regulator, with the protein MGKPADLLQGTLDLLILRSLAWQPLHGWAIAQRIEECSKNVLLVQQGSLYPALHRMEEQGWIEAAWGESENKRRAKFYSLTPEGAARLEEERKQWDRLSGAVQLVMEQS; encoded by the coding sequence ATGGGTAAACCCGCTGATCTGCTCCAAGGAACGCTGGACCTGCTGATTCTTCGTTCGCTGGCCTGGCAGCCGCTGCATGGCTGGGCGATTGCGCAACGGATTGAAGAGTGTTCGAAGAATGTATTGCTGGTACAGCAGGGGAGCCTCTATCCGGCGCTCCATCGGATGGAGGAGCAGGGCTGGATCGAGGCGGCTTGGGGAGAGAGCGAGAACAAGCGGCGGGCGAAGTTCTATTCGCTCACTCCGGAAGGCGCGGCGCGCCTGGAAGAAGAACGCAAGCAGTGGGATCGTTTGTCGGGTGCCGTGCAGCTTGTGATGGAGCAATCCTGA
- a CDS encoding ABC transporter permease: MRTLRRLKRAWSSLFHSGSRDVELDDELAAHLAHEIDARVAGGESVAEATRQAHLALGRVAAVSEETRAQRSFAFLTGLSQDLSFALRLMRKSPVFTLAAVGSLALGIGANTAIYSLYSRILIDEMPVHAPSELYQLLSRTSNQKAGQFNTSYSYPFIRELQENSPQLQGVTCSANGAVSLRSGAQSKIVSVEEVCGNYFSLLGIQPALGRLLQPADNVDPGAHPVAVLSHHYWRSEYGSDPEIVGRRVEFNGHPFTIVGITPPNYFSFSKGNLPNFFVPIVMDGVISSSPTMTTDPGSYWISVVMRTKPGVSLASLESEIAARYRRYRAANGGTSQSEYQKKVESTLIVHLESAAQGFGTRSRVESDQKPLTLLLCVVGAVLLIACINIANLLLARATARQREIATRLALGASRMRLVRQFLTESLLLAASGGVAGLALALTLERALMREAYGKNAQLLVDGGPSWLVLLACFGLTIVAGFGFGLAPALSADRQGIRAPRRMVGRKLLVSLQVALSILLLMGAGLFLKTLSNLRTADSGFVRDQLVTMQLTPGLLGRKPEELRAYYRNVEQRVAEVPGVAGVSFNAVGLLAGSRWGSGIQVAGVVIPEGEPAPLRNAVGPKFFSMIGARFIEGRDFEFADNSETAPKVAIVNQSFARRYFGNSSAIGRMIGPGNRETKPSFTIVGVVADLRDARITAEAERYWYVPYAQQNRLPSLTLTARAQGESVALLKMIQAEVARVDPNVPISRQQTMATTLEDQISLERLVARVSSFFALVAVLLAVIGLYGVMAYTVERRTREIGIRMALGEERSRVLGGVLREALLYVGIGVLMGIPLALGLARFSTKLLYGVQPMDWMSLSIAVATITGFGMLAGFLTARRAASIEPMMALRIE, translated from the coding sequence ATGCGCACCCTGCGGCGGCTCAAACGGGCTTGGAGCAGTCTGTTTCATTCCGGCAGCCGGGATGTCGAGTTGGACGACGAACTGGCGGCTCATCTGGCGCATGAGATTGACGCGCGGGTGGCGGGCGGGGAAAGTGTTGCCGAGGCGACGCGGCAGGCGCATCTGGCGCTGGGACGGGTGGCCGCGGTGAGCGAAGAGACGCGGGCCCAGCGGAGTTTTGCCTTTCTGACCGGCTTGTCGCAGGACCTGAGCTTTGCGCTCCGGCTGATGCGGAAGAGTCCGGTGTTTACGCTGGCCGCGGTGGGGAGTCTGGCGCTGGGGATTGGCGCCAATACGGCGATCTATTCGCTGTACAGCCGGATTCTGATCGATGAGATGCCGGTTCATGCTCCGAGCGAGCTGTACCAGCTCCTCTCTCGCACCAGCAATCAAAAGGCTGGCCAATTTAATACTTCCTACTCTTATCCGTTCATTCGAGAGTTGCAGGAGAATAGCCCCCAGCTCCAAGGCGTCACCTGCTCTGCCAATGGGGCCGTGAGTCTACGTAGCGGTGCGCAATCGAAGATTGTTTCCGTCGAGGAGGTGTGTGGCAACTACTTCTCGCTGTTGGGGATCCAGCCGGCGCTGGGCCGTTTGTTGCAGCCTGCGGACAACGTGGATCCGGGTGCGCATCCGGTTGCCGTGTTGTCGCATCATTATTGGCGCAGCGAGTATGGTTCGGACCCGGAGATCGTGGGCCGCCGTGTCGAGTTCAACGGCCACCCCTTCACGATTGTGGGCATTACCCCGCCGAACTACTTCTCATTCTCGAAAGGAAATCTTCCGAACTTCTTCGTTCCGATTGTGATGGATGGGGTCATCAGTTCTTCGCCGACGATGACGACGGATCCGGGGAGTTACTGGATTAGTGTGGTGATGCGGACGAAGCCAGGGGTCTCGCTGGCGAGCCTGGAATCGGAAATAGCGGCACGGTATCGCCGATATCGCGCTGCGAACGGCGGCACGTCTCAGAGTGAGTATCAAAAGAAAGTGGAATCGACTCTGATCGTGCATCTGGAATCTGCCGCGCAGGGATTTGGGACGCGTTCTCGAGTGGAAAGCGATCAGAAGCCTCTGACACTTTTGCTTTGTGTGGTGGGCGCGGTGTTGCTGATTGCGTGTATCAATATCGCAAACTTACTCTTAGCGCGAGCGACGGCCCGGCAGCGGGAGATTGCGACCCGGCTTGCTCTCGGGGCGAGCCGGATGCGTCTGGTCCGGCAATTTTTGACGGAGAGCCTGCTGTTGGCTGCCAGCGGTGGTGTTGCCGGGTTGGCGTTGGCGTTGACGTTGGAACGGGCGCTCATGCGCGAGGCCTATGGCAAGAATGCGCAACTGCTGGTGGATGGTGGACCTTCCTGGCTGGTTTTACTTGCCTGTTTCGGACTGACAATCGTGGCGGGGTTTGGTTTTGGGCTTGCACCGGCCTTGAGTGCCGACCGGCAAGGGATTCGTGCGCCACGTCGTATGGTGGGGCGCAAACTGCTGGTGAGTCTCCAGGTGGCCTTATCGATTCTGCTTTTGATGGGCGCGGGATTGTTTCTGAAGACGCTCTCGAATTTGCGAACCGCTGACAGTGGCTTTGTGCGCGACCAACTCGTCACGATGCAGTTAACGCCTGGCCTGCTCGGTCGCAAACCCGAGGAGTTGCGGGCTTACTACCGCAACGTGGAGCAGCGTGTCGCCGAAGTACCGGGTGTGGCAGGCGTAAGCTTCAATGCGGTTGGTCTGCTGGCGGGCAGTCGATGGGGGAGTGGCATTCAGGTGGCGGGGGTGGTGATTCCGGAGGGTGAGCCCGCGCCGCTGCGGAACGCTGTTGGGCCGAAGTTCTTTTCGATGATCGGGGCGCGTTTCATCGAAGGACGAGACTTTGAGTTTGCTGACAATTCGGAGACTGCGCCGAAGGTGGCGATTGTGAATCAATCCTTTGCGCGCCGCTACTTTGGGAATTCTTCGGCGATCGGCAGGATGATCGGTCCGGGGAATCGGGAAACGAAGCCAAGTTTCACCATCGTGGGGGTGGTGGCAGACCTGCGTGACGCACGCATCACGGCGGAAGCGGAGCGCTATTGGTATGTGCCCTATGCACAGCAGAACCGGCTGCCGAGTTTGACGCTCACGGCGAGAGCGCAAGGGGAATCGGTCGCTCTGTTGAAGATGATTCAGGCGGAAGTTGCGCGAGTGGACCCGAATGTCCCGATCTCAAGACAGCAGACAATGGCGACAACACTCGAGGATCAGATCTCGCTCGAACGTCTGGTTGCCCGGGTCAGCAGCTTCTTTGCGCTGGTGGCGGTGCTGCTGGCGGTGATCGGTCTCTATGGGGTGATGGCGTATACGGTGGAGCGCAGGACGCGCGAGATTGGAATTCGCATGGCGCTCGGGGAAGAGCGGTCGCGAGTGTTAGGCGGAGTGCTGCGGGAGGCATTGCTATACGTGGGAATTGGCGTATTGATGGGGATTCCGCTGGCGCTCGGGCTCGCGCGTTTTTCGACGAAGCTGCTGTACGGAGTGCAGCCGATGGATTGGATGAGTCTCAGTATTGCCGTCGCTACGATTACGGGATTTGGGATGCTGGCAGGCTTCCTCACGGCGCGCCGCGCTGCCTCGATCGAACCGATGATGGCGCTGCGGATAGAATAG
- a CDS encoding SMP-30/gluconolactonase/LRE family protein yields MLSRRLLLQASAATAALSQVTVNKGTVTKAQFTGSKNYPGNVHDYWVYVPGIPAPPGGYALMVFFDGAGFINETGRFKAAEVFDRLIASGEMPPTAGLFLSPGVMPPLSPETQVGRYNRSYEYDAMGDRMAKFLIDELIPEVGKQHKLTSDPNWRGIGGSSSGAIAAFTVAWNRPDAFRRVLSYIGSYVNLRGGAAYPSLLRQVEPKPLRVFLQDGSGDQNIFAGNWWQANLVMANSLEYAGYDFKFVQGTDGHNSNHSSKIFVESLQWLWAEWKQPIVASKGNPKSERHYVTEFLDPAHDWEEISSGHSYTEGAAADKDGNVYFSDAPNDKIHKIDHASGKVTLFKSPSGGVNGSLFGPDGRLYACQAKKRQIIAIRPDGKEDVLATDVASNDLVVNAKGEVWWTDPASHRIWYTDGKGSKRVVHEGIEFPNGIMLSPDQSLLQCVDKRSRWIWNFQVQPDGSLAHGERFYYLETWDEDSQSGGDGMTIDTTGHLYVATRLGIQVMDPPGRVVGIFNCPQNLQPSNCCFGGPNFDYLYTTNRQKVFRRKLRRKGLIASTVIKPPIPRL; encoded by the coding sequence GTGCTCTCTCGCCGACTGCTCCTCCAAGCCTCCGCCGCCACCGCGGCGCTCTCTCAAGTCACCGTCAACAAAGGAACGGTGACGAAAGCCCAGTTCACCGGCAGTAAGAATTATCCGGGCAATGTCCACGACTATTGGGTCTATGTGCCCGGCATTCCCGCGCCGCCGGGCGGCTATGCGTTGATGGTCTTTTTTGATGGGGCTGGTTTCATCAATGAGACGGGGCGTTTTAAGGCGGCCGAGGTGTTTGACCGCTTGATTGCCTCGGGCGAGATGCCTCCAACGGCCGGGCTCTTCTTGTCGCCTGGAGTGATGCCCCCCTTGTCTCCCGAGACGCAGGTGGGCCGCTACAATCGCTCCTACGAATACGATGCGATGGGGGATCGCATGGCGAAGTTCCTGATCGACGAACTGATTCCGGAAGTCGGCAAGCAGCATAAGCTCACGAGCGATCCGAATTGGCGCGGCATTGGCGGATCGAGCTCAGGCGCGATTGCCGCGTTCACGGTTGCCTGGAATCGGCCGGATGCCTTCCGCCGCGTGCTGTCCTATATCGGGTCCTATGTGAATCTGCGCGGGGGCGCTGCTTATCCCAGTCTGCTGCGCCAGGTTGAGCCGAAGCCGTTGCGCGTCTTCCTGCAGGATGGGTCAGGGGATCAGAATATCTTTGCAGGGAACTGGTGGCAGGCGAATCTGGTGATGGCGAATTCGCTCGAGTATGCCGGTTACGATTTCAAGTTTGTGCAGGGCACGGATGGTCATAACTCGAACCATTCTTCGAAGATCTTTGTCGAGTCTTTGCAGTGGCTATGGGCGGAGTGGAAGCAGCCGATTGTGGCCTCGAAGGGAAACCCGAAGAGTGAGCGGCACTATGTCACGGAGTTCCTCGATCCGGCTCATGACTGGGAGGAGATCTCCTCCGGGCACAGCTACACGGAAGGCGCCGCAGCCGACAAGGATGGCAACGTCTACTTCAGCGATGCGCCAAACGACAAGATCCACAAGATCGACCACGCCAGCGGTAAGGTGACTCTGTTCAAGAGCCCGAGCGGTGGTGTGAACGGTTCGCTGTTTGGTCCCGATGGCCGGCTCTATGCCTGCCAGGCGAAGAAGCGGCAGATTATTGCGATCCGTCCCGACGGCAAAGAAGACGTGCTGGCGACCGATGTTGCGTCCAATGATCTGGTGGTGAACGCGAAGGGGGAAGTCTGGTGGACAGACCCGGCCAGCCATCGGATCTGGTACACGGATGGCAAGGGCAGCAAGAGGGTGGTGCACGAGGGCATCGAGTTCCCCAATGGCATCATGCTGTCGCCCGATCAGAGCCTGTTGCAGTGCGTCGATAAGCGCTCGCGCTGGATCTGGAACTTCCAGGTGCAGCCCGACGGTTCGCTCGCGCATGGAGAGCGGTTTTACTACCTCGAGACTTGGGATGAGGATTCGCAGTCGGGCGGCGACGGCATGACGATCGACACCACCGGCCATCTCTATGTCGCCACGCGACTGGGGATTCAGGTGATGGACCCGCCGGGACGCGTCGTGGGCATCTTCAATTGCCCGCAAAATCTGCAGCCGTCGAATTGCTGCTTTGGCGGACCGAATTTCGATTATCTTTATACGACGAATCGGCAGAAGGTCTTCCGCCGCAAGTTGCGCCGGAAAGGGCTGATTGCATCGACGGTGATCAAGCCGCCCATTCCGCGCCTCTAA